The DNA segment CCTCAACGGTACAGTAAATGGGATATTCTAACTATTATTGTCTGTCAGTTCATGTGTCTGCAATTCGCACTATACTGCCTGAACAATGGAAAGCATGGGATAAGATCCGTGAAGCAAGATTCAAGCTGGTAAATATGCCACGAAATACAAGATACAATACAAGGCTTGCAAGATACAACGATCAGAAAATGTGGAATAAACTGATTGGAAAAGACTAATTGTTATATTGTTTCAATTTTTTTACAATTGTGTTGCTTGATGTAAAAACAATGGATGCGATTGACACTCAAGGAATGTACAAGGTCTATGATAGATGGCCTGAGATTGCCAGAGATGCATACCATACTGATTTAGAACCAGTCAATTACAGTGGAATAGATCACATTGTCTTTGCGGGAATGGGTGGCTCTGGAGCTATCGGAGATTTGTTTGCATCTATACTGTCCAAGAATGACATTCACGTAAACGTGGTAAAGGGATATCTTTTGCCAAAGACAGTAGATGCAAACACGCTTGTGGTATGTACTAGTATCTCTGGAAACACTGTAGAAACCCTCACAGTACTGGAATCCGCATCAAGACTTCCATGCAAAGTAACTGCCTTTTCATCTGGCGGCATAATGGAAACAATTTGTCATTCCAACAAAATCGTGTTTCGTAAAATTCCAATGACCCACTCCCCTAGAGCTTCCTTTGTTGCTTTTGTTTACTCAATGTTGCATGTGCTAGATTCTGTTCTGCCAATCCAGAAATCTGACATTTTGGAATCAATTGAAAATCTTGTAGAGCAGTCTGCAAAAATATCGTCTGCAAATCTATCCCAAAATAATATGTCATTGAACTTGGCAGAATTCCTAGAGGGTATGCCATGTATCTATTACCCGCATGGTCTGTATGCTGCAGCCATTCGTTTTAAGAACTCGCTGCAGGAAAACTCCAAGATGCATGCATTTACCGAAGACGTAATCGAGGCATGTCACAACGGTATAGTTGCGTGGGAAGGAAGCGTTAACACATGTCCAGTGCTGATTCGCGGAACACAAGACTATGCAAAAACACAGGAAAGATGGGGGATAATAAAGCAGTACTTTGATCAGAACAATACCAAATACATAGAAGTAAAATCAGTTGAGGGCAACATACTATCAAAGATTGTCTGTTTGATTTACCTGCTTGATTACTGTTCCATATACAGGGCAGTAATCACTGGTGTGGATCCATCCCCTGTCAAATCTATTGATTTTATCAAGGACAGATTATAGTTTATGTGTTAATTATCTTTAGCAACTCCTTAAAGTCATAAGGCTTGTACAGGACTGCAACAGGACCTATCTGTCTTAGCCTTTCAGCAGTATTTTCTGTCTTGTCTCCTGTGACCATAATCATTTTGGCAGAGTCATAGCGGTGTATTCTTTTAAGCGCATACACGCCGTCATATCCTGGTATGGATACGTCAAGAATCACAATGTCTGGTCTTAGCCTTTAAAAATATTCCACAGCTTCCTTTCCGTCTTTTGCAGGGCAAGTACGGCTATCCCTGATGCTCCAAGAATCTCTGATGTCATGTTTAAGACATACTCATCATCATCTGCAATTATTGCAGTCTTCATTCTTCGGGCTCTTCTTCTGGATATGCCCACTCTGACCACAAATTCTCTATGTGTTTTTGCAGAATTTTTCCGCGCTTCATTTTTCTTGGTCCGCTTGATGGTATGGACACCTTGGCCTGATTAGCACAAACATAATGGCTTTTTTTCCTGACATGAAAAATAATTCTACGAAAAATCATAATACTTGTTCTTTTAATTGCAGCTAAATTCTTTTCATGCAAGCTAACTAGAGACTATGAAGAAAATGCCATTCTGTCTTTGTATGAGTGATTCTAATTTGGGAATCGTGCTTTCTGATGAGCAGGTGCAACATGTAAAGTACATCCAGTCCATGCTTTCTGATTCATTAAAAGAAGATGTCAGTTTTGAGGATACAGTGAGTTACTTGCTGTTGTATGGCATTGATGCTCAGAGATTATCACATGATGTGTATGATGTGTTATCATGTATTGAATGTGTGGAGATAATACAACATATGATACAATGCTCTGTATGCCTTGAGGATTACACTTAGCCTGATTGCTAATTTCTCAAAATACCCTCATACATTTTGATTATGTTTTCATAAAATGATCTCGTACTATATTTTTTGTCTAAAATTCCATATGCTGTATTTCCCATAGATTGAGACAGGTCATGGTCTTTTATCATTATTTTTATTTTCTCTGCCCATGACTTTTCGTTGTCTGCATCTAAGAGGAATCCATTTTTACCATCCTGTATTATTTCTGACATTGGAGGTATGTCCGATGCAATGACTGCCTTTTTTTGCTGAAATGCCTCAAGCATAACTAGCCCAAACCCTTCAATTTTTGATGGAAACAGCATTGCATTTGATTCTGCAATCACTACTTCCTTTTCTTTTGGAGTTACGTATCCTCTAAACTCTATGTTCTCATTTACATCCAGTTCCTCTGCTAGTTTCTCAAGCATGTTTCTGTACGGGCCGTCTCCTGCAACTATTATCTTAAAGTCTGGAAATTCCTCTGAGACAATTGATGCGGCCCTGATCAGTACCTGGACATTCTTGTAAAAAACAAGCCTTCCTATGAAAACAAACTGTCTGGAATTTGTCTTTACAGAAATCGGGTTCTTGTGCAAAATGCAGTTTGGAATTATCTGTACTGGCTTTTTTGCACCAAGTTGTACTATGTCGTTTTTTGTAGCTTCGCTTACCGTATGGATGCACTCTGCCTTTAGACGTATCATTAATTTTTCAAAGAATGGGACTAACCTTGCATTGATTTGTGATGTCCCTGGTTGTTTTGCCCACTCTGTCCAGAAATTCTTTCCATATGATGAGAAAACATCATGTATGGTAGTAATATGTGGGATTCCTGCAAGCATGGACAGAAATGATCCTGCAAGGACTGGTGCAAAATTATTTGAATGTATTATCTCTATTTTTTCTTTTTTTGCAATTTTGTATCCTGCAAAAAGCGCATTTATTGAATACTTGATGTTGTCAAAAAACGAGGGGGGAATTCCTCCGGCATACTCTAGATGCGGTTTTACTCTGACTATTCTGAGATTCTCTGACTCTTCATATGACTCGTTTTTTACATCATTGGTGACTACCCATACTCTGTGACCATTCTCTGACAATACTTTTGCAATTGTCTTGAAAACGTATTCTCCTCCTCCTTTTGTTGTGGAAAAAAACTGGGAAAAAAGCAGGACATTCAACTAGAAACCAAGCTGTCACCTAAAATATAAAATCAGTGTAGAGCATTTCTTCTCAAAATAGAGTATACCGGATAACTGCTCTTTAATCCCGATGAAAAGCTGCAGATCTGTTTGAATTGGTATGATGAAATCGCCTTTACCATCTGGAACATGTCTCCGCCTATTACCATCCCGTTTGGATGTGCCTCCCGGTTTATCTTGGCGCAAACATTGACTGGCGGCCCAAATATGTCTACGGTATCATAAAGCGTAACTGCAATGAGTACTGTTCCATAATCGATGCTTACTCTGTAGCTAATTGATGGAAGCCTGCTTTCAAACATTATGTTGTTGATCATACATCGTGACTCTATCATGGAAAGACCGCACTCTATTGCATTCTGGAATCCTTTCATGTCTGCAGAGTTGACCGTACTTGGAAAGTAAAACAGCAAGCTGTCACCTATATTTTTTACAACACTTGCATCAAACCTTACTGCAATATCTGCCATCTTGTTGAGAAATATGGAATAATATATTCCCAAACTTACTGGTGGCATCTTTGCTGCAATCTTTGTGGAATTTACGATATCTACGATTCCGATGCAATAGTTTCTATACTCACCGTTAAACGAAATGAGACTTTCTTGAACCTTGTCTCTCATTTGGCTTTGCTTTCTGACAACCATCATTAGTATTAGTGCGCACAAATGATTGATAACAGATCATTAGCTTGCGTGCAAAAAGATTAGTTTGTATAGTAACTAATAATGTAGCAGTTTGATGGAATCATACGGTCTGCAGTAAGGCGACACGGTAATGGATTCTTAATAAGATCCTATTCCGGTATATTATTTGTGACCTCAAAAATTAATGTCATAGCTGAAATCCTTGGATTGATGGAGGAAAACAAACAGACAAAGGACTGGCTCTTAGATAAAACAAAAATTCATCATATCAAAGTTGATCCAACACTTACCAGCTTTAAAATTTTAAAAAAATGCCCGATCAAGTTTCTAAATTCACTGTTAAAATCGTTGCAAAGTAATGACTATACTTATGGAGATATTGAAAAATTCACCCGTACATATCATTGGTTTTTTACAGACATTGTTGCAAGCGCAACACCAAAAAATGTGACTATTGAGCAACTTCAAAAGATTATTGTTTTAAATAAATTGATTAGTCAAAGTGATGTATTTCAGAAAAACAAGGATTATGCAGCACTGGTCCCAACCGGTGATGGTATTGCAATAGGATTTCCATTTAGTGCAGAGCATCCATTGCAACTTGCAATTGATCTTCATAAAGGCATTACAAAATATAATCAAAATAGAAAAGGCAGAGATAGACTTTCAATAAGAGTTGGGATTGAAACTGG comes from the Candidatus Nitrosopumilus sediminis genome and includes:
- a CDS encoding response regulator, with amino-acid sequence MILDVSIPGYDGVYALKRIHRYDSAKMIMVTGDKTENTAERLRQIGPVAVLYKPYDFKELLKIINT
- a CDS encoding adenylate/guanylate cyclase domain-containing protein — encoded protein: MMVVRKQSQMRDKVQESLISFNGEYRNYCIGIVDIVNSTKIAAKMPPVSLGIYYSIFLNKMADIAVRFDASVVKNIGDSLLFYFPSTVNSADMKGFQNAIECGLSMIESRCMINNIMFESRLPSISYRVSIDYGTVLIAVTLYDTVDIFGPPVNVCAKINREAHPNGMVIGGDMFQMVKAISSYQFKQICSFSSGLKSSYPVYSILRRNALH
- a CDS encoding glycosyltransferase family 4 protein, which codes for MNVLLFSQFFSTTKGGGEYVFKTIAKVLSENGHRVWVVTNDVKNESYEESENLRIVRVKPHLEYAGGIPPSFFDNIKYSINALFAGYKIAKKEKIEIIHSNNFAPVLAGSFLSMLAGIPHITTIHDVFSSYGKNFWTEWAKQPGTSQINARLVPFFEKLMIRLKAECIHTVSEATKNDIVQLGAKKPVQIIPNCILHKNPISVKTNSRQFVFIGRLVFYKNVQVLIRAASIVSEEFPDFKIIVAGDGPYRNMLEKLAEELDVNENIEFRGYVTPKEKEVVIAESNAMLFPSKIEGFGLVMLEAFQQKKAVIASDIPPMSEIIQDGKNGFLLDADNEKSWAEKIKIMIKDHDLSQSMGNTAYGILDKKYSTRSFYENIIKMYEGILRN
- a CDS encoding SIS domain-containing protein; this translates as MLYCFNFFTIVLLDVKTMDAIDTQGMYKVYDRWPEIARDAYHTDLEPVNYSGIDHIVFAGMGGSGAIGDLFASILSKNDIHVNVVKGYLLPKTVDANTLVVCTSISGNTVETLTVLESASRLPCKVTAFSSGGIMETICHSNKIVFRKIPMTHSPRASFVAFVYSMLHVLDSVLPIQKSDILESIENLVEQSAKISSANLSQNNMSLNLAEFLEGMPCIYYPHGLYAAAIRFKNSLQENSKMHAFTEDVIEACHNGIVAWEGSVNTCPVLIRGTQDYAKTQERWGIIKQYFDQNNTKYIEVKSVEGNILSKIVCLIYLLDYCSIYRAVITGVDPSPVKSIDFIKDRL